The Alligator mississippiensis isolate rAllMis1 chromosome 3, rAllMis1, whole genome shotgun sequence DNA window CACAATTGGTAAatcaaatgtaaaaaataaagtttataaCTCACACAGTACTGACACTGACCAGCAGGTGGTGCTGATCTAAAAGGAATAACAGCATCAACATCCTTCTTTTCCCTTCTCACTtaagactttaaaaatatataaatctcATTTGGTCAGAATTTATTTGGAAAGAGTAACTGCAGCATTTCCCAAACCTGGCAACCACCACACTGGGAAAATACTACTTTATACAGAGCTTGCTTGGCTTAGACAAAACGTGGCCAATATTCTGCACAATGAGTTAACAGAAAAATCTGTATGTAAGCTGCTGTATCAGCTGCTGGTTAATTAatcctttaaaaagaaaggagATTGATGTTTTACTCTATGACCAATTCAAAGAGACCCCAAATAGGTTTGTTACAACTATCAAGATCTAATTTGTATACAAACAAATTAGAAAGACACCCACTTACGTAGCAGACATGCTAACTCAATTGTGCAGCTCTGCCATTTCCTAGTATACAGGATTTCTCAGATTTatggaattaaaaataattttcattctCACCTTAGATGCAGGATGAACCACATTCATGCTGCATCTCAAGAATTTGCAATACACAGCAGATTTATGTCTAATCTCAGAAGCCATATTTCCAAGAAAGCAACATTTGTTGCACCCATGAGGTCTATGAGAACATAGGTTCTCTTTTGTTCTGTGCATCACACGTTGCAAGAGTCAAGATTTGTTCCAATTGGCACTTAAGACTAAGAACACATAGTACAAGAACTGCCACTAAAGCGTAATCACAGTTCCATCCTCCTCAATGCCTCCTCTGGGGATAACCAAACTATGTCGGGGATCAGTTTTTAAGGAACTTAGTATTTTATGGATGTTGCCATTGCTTTCCCGGCCGGAACTGTTGTTGAGTACTAGGTCCCTCTGAAGTCTGTGGCTGAGACTGCTGCCATTGATGCGGGAGAGGCTACTAGACGGCAGGCTGTGCAACTTGGGAATGTGCTGTGGCTCCAGGCCACCCTCAATGACAATGTCAGCCTCCTCGTCACTCTCCATTTCATCCGGGTGGAAGTTCTGCAGAACATGGGAGGAAGGCAAGCTGTGATGACTAGCCGTGCTATCCGTAGACTGGCCCGAGCTGCCAGACATCCTACTGCTTCTGATAATATTGTTCCTTTGGTTTGCTGGCTTGACAGTGATAATAAGATTGTGGCTGTTGGCGATCATCATGTCTGTAACTTGGTCAAGAGTTTTCCCAGCTACTTCAATTCCATTAACTTCCAGGACTTCATCATTAACAGCCAGCAACCCGGTGCTCTCTGCCAAGCCGCCAGGAACCATACGAGAGATGAAAATACCTGGGACTTTTTCCAGTCCGTGAGGAGTTACTCGAACGCTGGTCCCATCGCGAATGTAAAAGCCTAGTGGTTTCTCACATCCATGTCGATACAATCTCACTCTTCTGTGTGTTTCAGGAAGAATGTCAACATCAATGATGGAAGACACTGGTCTAAAGTCATGAGGCATACTGATATTAAGATGGGGGCGTCTCCGAAGGTTGTCATTACGGAGGGCCACAAGAGCTTTCTTTTTCCGGGATAGCGTATTGGTCCCAAAGTTACCATAGTCCGCTTCATCTGGAAAAGAAAGGGGTATTGATATAGTAAGTTCTGTAGACTATAGATCTGAAGCATGTTACTTCCTAGCAAGTCTGGTTCAATGAACAACAAATCCcagtatacaaaaaaaaatactgatacAGTTAAAGGTTCGGGTAGGTGCTGGCTGTCATGCCCATTATTTAATTGACTAGATGATTAATGTTTCCAATAGCAAGATTCCCATTTTGCAAGATTCACTTTAGATTTCCAAACCAATCATTTATTGTACAGCCTGTGACTAGGTGTAGTTGCAACTCTGATGTTCACTACTGCACTGTATTTTCAACTGTTGATCTCTCTCGAATTGTGCGTGTGCCTTTCAAATACAGCTGTGTGTGCAGAGTCTACCGCAAACTTTTATGTCCCAGATATAGATTTAAACATTTATGCTAGTACCTGGAATAAGTGCtgttcgttttttttttttttattttgcagcagcagcggcagtatCCTGGgtatatattttaagaaaatgtgaCCAGCAGAGATGCATGAAAATGTTTGTTGATTCAGTTATGTATTACATATGTGGAGTCATTGTGATGATGTGTATTCAAAAATGCTCAAGCAGTCCTAAAATTAGGGTATCAAGTATTTTCATCCTAGTCTACAACAGAAATATGGCATATTGTCCTCTCACCATAGTCTACACCAAAAATATGGCATATTTTAGAATAATGCAACATCACAGAGATTTTTATCAGCAGTTGAAGTGGACTGCTATTTCTCATGAAAGCACTAATAAAGTGTTAATTAATTCTAGTGTTGGAAGACACAATTCTCTAAAGATAAAATACTAAAATAGGGAAGCACTAATATTTCAGATGAGTATCACTTTTGTTCTTTCCCTCTAGCTTGCATCTATCAATGTGAACTTGAAGACTGGTGCTATGGTTGTCTGCTGGGCTTTATCCAAACCCAAAGTCTTAGCAAAAGCAAATTTAGAACCAGATTTTCTACAGAAACCCTAAATGGATTTGATTATCTTATGTTTGAAAAAAATGATTACATATTATAAAGATGTATGTGATGAATAACTAGAAAGTGAAGGGTATTAGGATTACTTTATTTAGGTTATATAAATTACCCAATTGTTAAAGGAACTTAAGGAAGAGAAGTGCTTAGGTTTTTGGGTAGAGAACATatatttatcatcatcatcaaaagTTATATACTGCCCTATCCAGAAAGACTCAGAATGGCTTACATAAATGACAAATACCTCGTCTATGCATCTAACTAGAGTTTTTTCTTTTAACTATGGTCTTTTGGGGGTTTTGAAGAATTCTCTTAACCCACAGTCCATTTGCATCAACTATGCTAGTACAAAGGGCCTACACAGGGGCTTATCTTAGGGAAGACACCCCACAGTGCCAGAGGTACCTCTTGGACAGATCTGTTATGTTTAAATTAATGTCTgcctcatttattttttttcgcCAGGTCCTtcaaagccaagccaagccaagccatgTTCCAGGCCAGCCCTGTCCAGTTGCTTTGCTATTTATTATGCTATGGCATCAGGACTACTTCCAGAGCTAACCCACTGACTGACAAATTCCTCCATCCCCAATTATGTGGTGTGCATGGCCAGGTATGGAAATGTTAAAGTGATCCAAGCACAATAGTCTGaaacatttctggaaaaaaatgtgccACAGCCAGGATGATGACTGGGTAAAGACAGCACCTTTTTATTCAACAAATCTGCCCATGAGCCAGCTCCCTGCATTTCGAGTCACAGCTGCTTTATTTTACTGACAGAAAGAATACACCAAATCTATGGCAACAGGAATTAGTTGCTACTCTGGTTCCCTTGCCAATAGCATTGTTAACTAAATTCCATTgcggtgggagggggggaaggattCACAAGCCCAAAAGAAGCCAGGCTGACTCAGGTCATAGAGATGGCTGGTGGCAAATTATTTTGCTTGTAAATTGAGGAAATCTGAGCTAGAATGAGTCACCAGCATGGAATTTCAATACCAAGCCCTAGCTTGAAAAGCAAACATTTATTAGgtaaaaatgaaatgctttttAACCCTCTACTCAGTCCCTTAAAGCACCCAGGCATCACAAATGATATAATttcttgtgctttttaaaattcttaaTAAAGGGACACTCTAAATGAACAAGTGAGTAAAATACTGCAAAAGAAGCAGGGACCTTAGTTTTCTTTACATTATCATAGCAACAGGTGGGTGACTAGGTAGCACCTGGGTTGGTTTTAGTAATAATGTACGAGATAGCTCCTAAGATAGTGTTAAATGTCATAAGTAAAGAAGAGAAACACAGTAGCAGAACCACTTCAAACTTATGTAGTCATGGTGTCTGAAATTATTTAAAAGTAGTTTTACAGGTAACTTTTAAACCACAGAATAACCtaaaatgggagcattcactcaGAATGGGTTAACACCTTTTAATGAGTACCCTCTAAGcgttttaaagttatgccacttcaagtGAAGGTTATCTTTGATCAGCTTTACCTAGGGTATTGTTAGTCTGCTCTGGGGAGATAAAAAGATCTGTTGTCATTCTTCTAGGATCCCAAGATGCACCATTCCCAGGCCTTCCAATTCCTTTGCTCTGTGGGCAAGTTTTCCACCTTCCTGAACTCTActgcgggggtgggagggaagaaagggagccaacacccctgccccaggaggtGTGACCTCAGCACACTGACCACTCCAAGCACCCAGGTGCAGCTCACCAGTTTGCTGCTTTCTCTAGCACCCCCATGCAAACAGGACCAGCAATATTATTACCTCCTTCTGTGAAGAGAATGACTTCGTTCTCAGCggggtctcagctctgccctggtgtggCATGCAGTGAGCTCGCTTGGTCTCAGCTCTGCCTTAGTGCAAGTACTAACAcaactccctgccagcccaatcCCAATTTAGTGAAAACATGTGCAAGACTTTGGTCccttaatgtttatttttattcttttattcacTGCTTTCTCTCTACTTCCCAGTATTTCACCCTCCTGCTGGTTCGCTTCAGGTATCTGCTCCCCCCCAGACTTTTCCCCTTCTGCCCACAGCTCCAGTTGGCTCCTGCTGGCAGCGGAGTGAGGGAAGCCGCAGCATGCCAAGCTACTTGccactctccccaccctgctcccaccccagaggaGTCCTGGCACCTGCCCATGGCTGTGCCTGCCAGGCCGTCTAGTGGCAAGTTACAGTTGTGCAGATCTGAGACTGCATTAAGCCTTAAccgaggggtgggcaaaatgtggcccctGGGCCAAATCAGGCCTACAGCATTATTTTATCCAGTCTGGGGCAGGTACCTCAGCCCCACCTAGCCCAGACCTGGGGaacagcctgggccatggcattTGCGgctggtcccactgcccctgggtgCGGAAGTGCCACATGGCACACACAGCatgctgggatttgtagtctatgGGGCTGGACTGTGTGGTGAGGGCAGCCTGGTGACCAGACTCAGCCTCCCAGCAAACCCCACCACCTGGGACTTGTGTGCCCTGCCACTggaccccagctctgctgcccaggcaccttgACCTGTCTGCCCTGTACCCATTGCTAGGGGTaccagatggagtgggtgggcGGACCCccgtgggcagggcatgctcgggtcagtggatgggatggggccacaagtgggcagggagtggaatCCACTAGCAGGACAGGCGGGCACAGCCAGGGCTGTGatcgtggggtggtgacagcatggggctgtgggaCAAGACAGGGCTGCAATCTGCTCACCACACATCCCTGTGACAGGCACTGGttttgtgggcaggggcatgcagggagcagatcacagctctgctctaggccccagccttgtgctgtcactgttttaaaggtaacctgtaacagcaacCTTATTTAGTTCTGCAACCACTGGGTATGAGgggaaaacaagacaaaacatcTTTGTTTTTGCTCTCCTGACCTTCTCACCTGCACTCAGCTCAGTACTCCATTCCTAGCATGCCAACATctgaacagcttcaaaacaacTATCCTCAACCATAGGTGGATCCAGGATcctggcagggtgtgtgtgtggccatACCCCCTTCAGCCGTGTGGCACATGCAGAGTGAAGAGAGCTCATTGGCACATGCCAGGCTGCCCAAGGGGTGTGTGGCCTCATCCCGCTCTGCTCCAGCCAGAGTTCCCCATGTGCTGTGAGGCCTGAGCTCACCAGCTAGTCAGCATGGGGTCTGCCCTGAGTCTGTTTCTGCAGCCCAAGTGGCGAGTGCTGCCTGCTACTGCCATTTGcccttccccatctcctccccttGCCTCTTGCCAAATTCAGCAGTAGGAACAAGTGGCAGCAAAGCTCAGCCCTGGCTTTCATAAAACTGTGGAGTTCAGGGGCtgagtgcagctgctgctcatccccttttcccctgatgctgaattcagcagggggtgggcaggaaaggCAAACAGTATCGTTGCTCACCCTCTGGAGCTGGgtgaaagcaggggctgtggtCACGAACCAGCTGGTGAGCTTAGAGCTCATGGCACATGCAGCACTCCCCCCAGGAGCTGTGCTGACATGCCTTGAATTGCCAAAAAGAGGGGCATGgccctgccaccctcccacccctctggatctgcccctgcccttcccataGAGCTGGTACTACTTTTCCTTCAAATATGCATTAGACATGAGTGAGGGGCACATCACAGCCATCTTTTGTGCTATACTGGTATTTTTTAAGAAAATTCTTTTTCGTTAGGAACCAAGTCTAGAAACAAATCCTATATCTCACTAAACTGGGATTTTCAGTTTTTAACAAAGTCAAGCATAAGTTTCTGGCATTGGCCAGTCCTGCAGTATTAGTCCTTATGTTAAATGAGAATGGCGTGATAGGAGGCCCACATGTTTAAAACTTTGAACATTAatgaatgttattttttttacatcCATAAGTGAGGCAACTACCTGGCTTTGGAGACAGAAGAAGCAAAGAAAGTATTAAGGAATTAAAATAAAGATATATGCTACATGATGATGTATAATTGTTGCTGGCATGTGGTCTGGGAGAACCTGCTAACTCAAACACAGTTACTCgggcaatttttcttttttacaggaATATAATTATGTGTTTTATAGTTTCTGCCTCTGCTTTATCCTGCAGGGAAATAGCTGTGCTGAACGTTTATATCAGCAGTTTCCATGACAACAGAACCATGGAAAACATAAGTCACATGCAGAATGTCAAAGAAAAACTGTGGTGAGGCTAGAAGTGGAGAAAAAATTTATTAGCTAAACAAGTTCTCTCCAAGTTTGCAACTCTATCAAACTGTGGCTTATTACTGAATTTCAGCAATAAGCTGTTCAGTTGGTATTTGCCAGACTGAATTACAAATTGTCTATGTCAACCACACAGATTATATTGGTATGTGTTTATGATACAGTAGCAAATAGTAGTGAGTTTCCTCACCATAAAAAGTTTCAGGCAGTAACTCCATTTTTCCTAACAGAGATCAACAGTTACTCTGGGGAGCTTACAGTAGTCCGTGAGGCAACTGGGTAAAATTCGACATCACAGCAAGTTGTTCTGCTGCAGAACAGAAGTCATCCCTCTGTGGGACAAAGACTGCACAAACATTTGCACAGAATGGTCATGCAAAGAACACCTCCTCAATGGTCCTGTATTTCACACTACATAAGAAAAATGTAAACTCTGAAGGAGGCCAGTgtgaattaaactaaatataaagtGTGACTGATGTTATTCATACTACTCTGTTCACATCTGAGCATTGTATGCTGATCCTCCTTATTGGAGAGGGGTGTTGAAAGGATGCTACATGGAGCTTTTGCATGCATAAAACATAGGGATGATAGCTGATCACTGGACTACAGTAGACTCAAGCAGGACTTGACCTGTGCTGACAATTAACTTCCCATTAACCTTTTAAAATTCAGCAggtatacatatatttataataGGCATGGGGGAAGAATCCCAAACTTATCAATTTTGTCCTGCAAGACACCCCAAAGCAATGTTACACATTAAAAGTACCCACTTGAAGTTCTGTGGCCACCAACCATTATTAGCAAAAAATGCATTCACGTATAGTGAGATTTTTGAGAAAAAATGCTGATAAACCTTCTAGGTCAGAAATCAGATTTATGATTGTGCCTTCACTAATAAAACAGATGCAATTTTTATGGTGAGCTCTCATCAAAACAACTCCCTTCCCAATCACTTTATTAGTAGTAGAGATGACACCATCCTTGAAGAGTACTTTTCTTTAGGTTCATGACTACACTGATTTTGTTTAGATTGGTGGAATTCCCTCCTTTTTGTCCAACAATACCAAAACCTGGTAAAACAGTGTGTTCTCACTTCCAACTACAGAAATCTTTTCTGGCACAGTCTCCAGACGTGGTCAAAAACTAAGCTAAAAATATACTTTTGGACCAGCCCAGAACACAACAAGCAGGCAAATACTCATGGCAATCATCAGCTACTCCCTAACAAAGTTATAGGTGGCCTCAGGCACTTGTGCTGACTGAATATAAATATTTCCCTTCATAGTGGCCATTGTGAATGCTCCACTGGAATCATGTAGTcaattcacaaaaaaataaataaatgcatcacAGTGGAGCATATTTAAGCAGCTATTTATAAAAGAGGAAGAAAACTGCTTAAAGCATCTTGTTTTAGCCAAAAAAGTATTGTATTCCTTTAATTGACATGAAACAAGAAATTATAGACCTTCTGAAAAAACACCAGGAGCACCACTCCCATTGCTTGGACAGCTGCTTTTCATAGGAACTGCCTGCCAGACGAAATACCAAAGCTTAGCCAGATAAGATTATATAAACAAGCTGAATTCCACAGAGAAGCAGACTGCCAGGCTCCTATAGGAACAGTTCATTTTAGACACTACTTTTTCAGTGTGTGCACACTCTTGGCTTATTATTTCCTCTGGGAACTGTGGAACTTTAGTTGACAGCTCTGGAAAGTACTTCAAAGACCAAATTACTTCCACAAGGGAGAGCTGTACTTCAGGCAACTTGGGAATGAGGTCAATGATTCATTAATAGTGATGGGTTACCCCTCAATCCAACATATCTATATTACTGAACATTAAAAGAAACAGAGACCCCAAAACAATTCTTAGGGACACAGTAGATgcaactcttctttttttctgtgcatcacTACCAAAGTCTGCATACCAGCTACCTTTTAGGGAGAATAAGAGAAGAGCACTTGTGCAAGAGAGGCTAACAACAGAAGCCATTCTGTCCTTTGCAGATACCGAGAGCACTGGCCAACAGGCCTGCAAAAAGGACTAAGAAAACAAACCTTAAGTGAACTATGCCTAAGGTAGGGACTCTGCTTCCATGAATGATGGATGCATATTTAGGGACAGTGGGAGAATAAGCGTATCAAAATATGTCCACGTAGCCTTTTAGTACTCATGAGGTTATATATCAACAATTACTCAGAAAACCTTGGGTGAACTGATCTAAATGTATGATTTGATGATGAACTGGTAGGCATTCCTGTTCTTTTTAAAGTAACCTAGATTTCTCTCCTTTGATAAACCTACATACCATGTGTTCAAAAATTTTGGACACAATGGAACCATGTTGTACAGATGACGATTTATTAGCCCGATTGTTGTGTCTGTGCCACACACTGGGGTTTTCAAATAAAGGATGAAAAATAGTAATACATTTTCATCAAATTCACAAAACAGAAAGGTCCTGAAGACAGCAGGTGAAATCCTTGCCATTTCTCTCCTATTCCCAATTTCAACACATTACATAGCATAAATAACAAGACTGCTAACATCTTTTATCAATTGCCACAGCTGCAAATGCTTGAAGATGCATGTCCATGATTTTGCTTCCCTGGCCTAGCAAGCTATAGAAGCAAAGCATCAGTATTAGTATGTGAGCTTCAGAGTTTCTCTTTCTTTGCAGTATCAACTACTGTCCCTGCCTGATATCATAGTCTTAGTCACCTGCCCCTCATGCCAAAATTGCTATAAGCCATTGCTTGAGAATGCTGGCTGACCCTCCTGCAGCTCTGTTTCTTGCCATCAGAGGGCATTGTTTAACTTAAGATGCTTGTTACCATGCAGAGGACCTGTTCTGCTTCTGGCTTccaacttctcctgcaggttCAGCTCAGAGCACCGTGAGCCACAAGCTGCTGTTAACAGTGTGGTCAGGGTTAACCTGTAGACATGGAACTGGGAAGGTTTGGAGAGGCAGAAGGGATGCTAATGAATGTAGCCAGAGCTCCAGACTCGCATTGTCCAAACCCCCTTTATTCACAGGGTCTGAAGCTACATAGCACTTCTCCTGCCCAGCCATTTGGGCTCTCAAAGCAAGAGGAGGCAGTCCTGAATTTTAGAGTTGGAGAAGTAGCTGCCCCATGGAGCACACACACTATCATCTCTTCTCTCAAAGCTTTTTACCAATAAGATGCCATAGGTGATGGACTAGATAAAATGATGTTATGTAGTCCATTTTCTCCACATTCAAGAGATATTTTCTTATTAGCTAAGAGTTATTCTTTCCTGAAATGGCATGGGTTTTTGCTCTCCCCAATCCAGGCAGAAgatggggagaggaagagaaggagcttGCTGGTATTTGCTACAGATTCGAAGCAGGAGgtctctctcccactcccctccccatgggGGCTGGATCGGTCCATACTGCAACTCTCCTGGGCTCCAAAACATGAATTACAGGCAGTCATAGCCCTTCTTGCGTCCTTAACATGGTCTTAGATGGACCCTCTTATCAGAGCAACACATGCTTGCAACAATAAAACCGGagaaagtcattttttttccaaggcatTAGTTAATAACTTCCTTTTCCTGTCAGGGAAACAAAAGCTTGAAAGAAGCCATATTTCTCTCCACCTCTCTGGCAACAGCTTTGGCAGGTTTGTCACTATGTTCACAGCAAAATATAGCCAATGCAACAAACTGATAGCTGTAGGGGAATCCTACTG harbors:
- the PARD6G gene encoding partitioning defective 6 homolog gamma, whose protein sequence is MNRSFNKSQTLRSPDCSAVEVKSKFGAEFRRFSLDRYKPGKFEDFYKLVLHIHHISSTEVMIGYADVHGDLLPINNDDNFFKAVSSANPLLRVFIQRQDEADYGNFGTNTLSRKKKALVALRNDNLRRRPHLNISMPHDFRPVSSIIDVDILPETHRRVRLYRHGCEKPLGFYIRDGTSVRVTPHGLEKVPGIFISRMVPGGLAESTGLLAVNDEVLEVNGIEVAGKTLDQVTDMMIANSHNLIITVKPANQRNNIIRSSRMSGSSGQSTDSTASHHSLPSSHVLQNFHPDEMESDEEADIVIEGGLEPQHIPKLHSLPSSSLSRINGSSLSHRLQRDLVLNNSSGRESNGNIHKILSSLKTDPRHSLVIPRGGIEEDGTVITL